A genomic region of Gossypium hirsutum isolate 1008001.06 chromosome D01, Gossypium_hirsutum_v2.1, whole genome shotgun sequence contains the following coding sequences:
- the LOC107934666 gene encoding receptor-like protein 6 encodes MDVSGNVIALDLSFSCLVGPLQSNSTLFLLSHLRQLNLAGNTFNMSPMASQFGQLTSLTHLNISGSGFSGKIPLAISHLSELLSGNYGLIFEAHVFENVEKTLTQLRHLHLSNIDMSSVVPTSFRNMSSDITTRILEENGLQGKFPEDVFHFPYLQKFHFAIFLRESGQEQELELKFSKTNWSGPLKSLQVRRAYLQELPDSIGDLRSLEILDLHLFNLTQVQFLDFSGNKLVGSLPSKVSGLSQLRILRLHHNFLSYRVLSWLFTLPSLVQCMQLDDMLQHIWLLASNANYSLSNLARLELSSCNISEFPNFVRNLEGLTDLDLSYNRIHVIEADMFLKLKGLKVLDLSHNIPLSVRDNSEVDLVLPILNSLLLSCNITELSNFLTTQESLEVLDLSNNNIQGQITEQENNWGSNLLTLDLSNNLLTALEYYPWKSIRVLVLGSNLLEGPLLAPPPSTMVFIISNNRLNGEIPSSICNPESSNFIVYLDLSYNNLSGAI; translated from the exons atggatgtttccg GGAATGTGATTGCCCTTGATCTTAGCTTCAGCTGCCTTGTTGGTCCTCTCCAATCTAACAGCACCCTCTTCCTTCTATCCCATCTCCGTCAGCTTAATCTTGCTGGGAATACTTTCAACATGTCCCCGATGGCATCCCAGTTTGGCCAGTTGACTAGTTTGACCCATCTAAACATCTCTGGTTCAGGATTTAGTGGTAAAATCCCCCTTGCAATCTCACACCTTTCTGAACTGTTGTCCGGTAATTATGGTTTGATCTTTGAAGCGCATGTCTTTGAAAATGTCGAGAAAACCTTGACGCAACTAAGACACCTTCATCTCTCAAATATCGATATGTCTTCAGTTGTGCCTACCTCTTTCCGTAACATGTCTTCTGACATAACAACTCGTATCCTTGAGGAGAATGGACTTCAAGGAAAGTTCCCCGAAGATGTTTTCCACTTTCCATACCTGCAGAAGTTCCACTTTGCAATATTTCTTCGAGAATCCGGGCAGGAACAGGAACTAGAACTCAAGTTCTCAAAGACAAATTGGAGTGGTCCCCTGAAGTCATTGCAAGTCCGACGTGCATATTTGCAGGAACTACCTGATTCAATTGGCGATCTTAGATCTTTGGAGATATTGGATCTTCACC TTTTCAACCTCACTCAAGTTCAGTTTCTAGATTTTTCTGGAAACAAGTTGGTGGGTTCCCTTCCATCAAAAGTGAGTGGGCTTTCACAACTTAGAATTCTACGCCTTCATCACAACTTTCTCAGTTACAGGGTACTATCCTGGTTGTTCACTCTTCCATCTTTAGTTCAG TGCATGCAGCTTGATGACATGCTGCAGCACATATGGTTGCT TGCAAGCAATGCCAATTACTCTTTGTCTAATCTTGCGAGATTAGAACTCTCTTCTTGCAACATCAGCGAATTTCCAAATTTTGTAAGGAATCTAGAAGGTTTGACCGATCTAGACCTTTCTTACAATAGAATTCATGTTATCGAGGCAGATATGTTTCTAAAGCTTAAAGGCCTTAAAGTCTTGGATCTTTCACACAACATTCCGCTGTCTGTGCGCGACAATAGCGAGGTTGATCTTGTTTTGCCCATTCTTAATAGTTTGTTGTTATCTTGTAATATAACAGAATTATCAAATTTCTTAACAACGCAAGAGAGTTTGGAAGTTTTAGACCTTTCAAACAACAACATTCAAGGCCAAATTACAGAACAAGAAAACAATTGGGGAAGCAACCTACTGACTCTTGATCTCTCTAACAATTTGTTGACAGCTCTAGAATATTATCCATGGAAGAGTATTCGAGTTCTTGTGCTTGGCTCTAACCTGCTAGAAGGGCCACTTCTAGCACCACCACCTTCCACGATGGTTTTCATAATCTCAAACAACAGATTAAATGGAGAAATTCCATCTTCGATATGCAATCCAGAGAGTTCGAATTTCATTGTTTATCTCGACTTGTCCTATAACAACTTGAGTGGAGCAATCTGA